In a single window of the Carassius carassius chromosome 26, fCarCar2.1, whole genome shotgun sequence genome:
- the ptn gene encoding pleiotrophin isoform X2, with product MQQQWVCVALLALLTVTMTLADGGKTEKQGKKERKSDCGEWQWSVCVANEGDCGLGTREGTRTGTDCKQTIKTQRCKIPCNWKKQFGGECKYDFEAWGECDSITGMKKRTGVLKRALMDASCPNTVSATKPCGKPKPKIQDTQKPKREGKKKERNPTD from the exons atgCAGCAGCAGTGGGTGTGTGTGGCTTTGCTGGCCCTCCTGACTGTCACAATGACGCTGGCAGATGGtggaaaaacagagaaacaag GTAAGAAAGAGCGTAAATCGGACTGTGGCGAGTGGCAGTGGAGCGTGTGTGTGGCTAATGAGGGTGACTGCGGCCTGGGCACCAGAGAGGGCACACGCACCGGCACTGACTGTAAACAGACCATCAAAACCCAACGATGCAAAATCCCCTGCAACTGGAAAAAGCAGTTTGGAG GTGAGTGTAAGTATGATTTTGAAGCGTGGGGAGAGTGTGACTCGATCACAGGAATGAAGAAGCGCACCGGTGTGCTAAAGCGAGCGCTGATGGACGCTAGCTGCCCGAACACTGTCAGCGCCACCAAACCCTGCGGCAAACCCAAGCCCAAGATACAAG ATACACAGAAACCAAAACGGGAAGGAAAGAAGAAGGAACGAAACCCGACGGACTAG
- the ptn gene encoding pleiotrophin isoform X1: MTERKRKKDSLCIMQQQWVCVALLALLTVTMTLADGGKTEKQGKKERKSDCGEWQWSVCVANEGDCGLGTREGTRTGTDCKQTIKTQRCKIPCNWKKQFGGECKYDFEAWGECDSITGMKKRTGVLKRALMDASCPNTVSATKPCGKPKPKIQDTQKPKREGKKKERNPTD; encoded by the exons atgactgaaagaaagagaaagaaagatagcCTCTGCAT catgCAGCAGCAGTGGGTGTGTGTGGCTTTGCTGGCCCTCCTGACTGTCACAATGACGCTGGCAGATGGtggaaaaacagagaaacaag GTAAGAAAGAGCGTAAATCGGACTGTGGCGAGTGGCAGTGGAGCGTGTGTGTGGCTAATGAGGGTGACTGCGGCCTGGGCACCAGAGAGGGCACACGCACCGGCACTGACTGTAAACAGACCATCAAAACCCAACGATGCAAAATCCCCTGCAACTGGAAAAAGCAGTTTGGAG GTGAGTGTAAGTATGATTTTGAAGCGTGGGGAGAGTGTGACTCGATCACAGGAATGAAGAAGCGCACCGGTGTGCTAAAGCGAGCGCTGATGGACGCTAGCTGCCCGAACACTGTCAGCGCCACCAAACCCTGCGGCAAACCCAAGCCCAAGATACAAG ATACACAGAAACCAAAACGGGAAGGAAAGAAGAAGGAACGAAACCCGACGGACTAG